ATTCTGTTTGGAAAACCTGAAATAGGTGGCAAACGTGCCTCTGTTTCTTACACCTCCACCGTGAATGTGGCAGAAGCCAAATTTTATTATACCTTGGATAGTTCTGCCTGGCCGGAACGATTATGGGAGGAAGCCCCCGCAACCCTCTCCGGGTCAAAGATGACAGCATCGGTTCCAAAAGGAGTGACCGTACTTTATTTTTCCGCCACAGATGAACGAGGACTGATGGTCAGTTCGGAGTTTGTTCTGACTGAGTAAATTTCAATCGATCCCATAATGAGGAAATCAATTGTAGCTATTATAATGCCGGTCCTTGCCATGTCGGTGATGACTTTCGGAAATCAATCCGACTTGTTTCCAAAATATTCATGGGACACGGTTCCGGTTTATATTCATTTTGGAGACAACGCGGGACTGACGGATGAGGAGGTTGAGTTTGTAGCATCGCACACGAACTTTGTTTGCCTCGAAAAAGCGCATGGCATGAATGTTCATGGATCCACTGAAAAAGGCATCTTGCACGATACTGTTCGGCTGAAAGCTGCAAACCCGGATCTGAAACTCATCTATTATTGGAATACGTTTTTGGATTATTCCATGTTCGATGCGCACCAGGTTTATGAACAACATCCGGAATGGTGGCTCAAGACCGTGGACGGATCATTGGACAAAAAGAACGGGAGTATCAAACGCTACGACCTGTCGAATCCCGCGGTTCGGGAATGGTGGACCGAAGAGGTGAAGAAGGCCGTTGTGGATGGTCCCTGCGATGGAGTGTTTGCTGACGCGTTTCCGCAGATAGCCTCTCCTGCGAATATCAAGCTCTGGGGGCAGGAAAAATATGACGCCATCCAGGCCGGATTGATCGAGACTCTCAAACTGACACGCCAGAAAATCGGCGCGGACCATATCATCATGTTCAATGGTATCCGAAACACGGAATCGCTGAATTTAGGAAGGGAGTATTTACCTTACACCGATGCTGCGACCATAGAACACTTTGGTCATTTTCAGAGTACATCCAAAGAGAACATGGCTCAGGATATCGAGGATATGATCGCCGCTGGTAAAAAAGCCAAGATGGTCATCATGAAAGGCTGGCCAGGCTTCGATTTTACACAGCGAGAAATCCGTGACGTACCTTACGATGTCCTTCTCGCTCAGGCTCGAGAGAATATAATGTTTCCCTTGGCCTGTTTTCTCATAGCCGCCCAGGAGCATTCCTATTTCTGTTATACTTGGGGCTATCGGGAGAATCATGGTTCCCTTGATTGGTATGACGAATTTGACAAGCCGCTTGGAGCGCCCAAAGAGGAT
The sequence above is a segment of the Verrucomicrobiota bacterium genome. Coding sequences within it:
- a CDS encoding putative glycoside hydrolase, which codes for MRKSIVAIIMPVLAMSVMTFGNQSDLFPKYSWDTVPVYIHFGDNAGLTDEEVEFVASHTNFVCLEKAHGMNVHGSTEKGILHDTVRLKAANPDLKLIYYWNTFLDYSMFDAHQVYEQHPEWWLKTVDGSLDKKNGSIKRYDLSNPAVREWWTEEVKKAVVDGPCDGVFADAFPQIASPANIKLWGQEKYDAIQAGLIETLKLTRQKIGADHIIMFNGIRNTESLNLGREYLPYTDAATIEHFGHFQSTSKENMAQDIEDMIAAGKKAKMVIMKGWPGFDFTQREIRDVPYDVLLAQARENIMFPLACFLIAAQEHSYFCYTWGYRENHGSLDWYDEFDKPLGAPKEDAKKSGWIYTRSFEHAEVWVDLENKSARIKWD